The Fervidibacillus albus genome contains a region encoding:
- the bshC gene encoding bacillithiol biosynthesis cysteine-adding enzyme BshC, with protein sequence MELSRFFLPYKNDMLNEYVKNRYHSYFHYPFQNNTADIERLRELNRMEFPRKRLSQHIRRYMERFSISEQVEESLRKLEREKSVVVIGGQQAGLLTGPLYTIYKMMTIVLLAKEKEEKLKIPVVPIFWIAGEDHDFDEINHVFVEERSVLKKKTYRDDTIERKRVMSKRRLDHIQLRQWYEEVIRSYGETDFSNQLLFFLHQQLKRADTVTDFFVSISNELFQNYGLLFVDSSHPELRNIESPYFSEIIDKGDEVAKALQMQQRKMGKRGWQRVIRTDENCYHLFFERDGMRHLLYSSENGFVYTENGTTFSKDELLTLAQSSPEQLSNNVVTRPLMQEFLFPTIAFVAGPGELQYWAELKGVFDLFNKRMPPIVPRLHITLLERNLERELAELNLSLQKVLLTGTGEEKKKRIEMLKDQNLHAYFAKGKREIESIYEQLAHQIVQFDKGLTGIVNKNEQFVLSQLQFLEKKVEEAVKNRHSILLKKYDRIENHLHPFGNYQERCWNITYFFNEYGMDFIDRLMQLPFEINGDHYVVKL encoded by the coding sequence ATGGAATTGTCCCGTTTTTTTTTACCCTATAAAAACGATATGCTTAATGAATATGTGAAAAACCGATATCATTCATATTTCCATTATCCGTTCCAAAATAATACAGCCGATATTGAACGGCTTCGAGAGTTAAACCGGATGGAATTTCCGAGAAAACGTTTAAGTCAACATATCCGACGGTACATGGAACGGTTTTCCATTTCCGAACAGGTGGAGGAATCGTTGCGGAAACTGGAAAGGGAAAAAAGTGTCGTCGTCATCGGAGGGCAACAGGCAGGATTGTTAACCGGACCCCTCTATACGATTTATAAAATGATGACGATCGTTCTTTTGGCAAAGGAAAAGGAAGAAAAACTGAAAATTCCCGTCGTTCCGATATTTTGGATCGCTGGGGAAGATCACGATTTTGATGAAATTAATCATGTATTCGTGGAAGAACGAAGTGTTTTAAAGAAAAAAACGTATCGCGATGACACAATCGAAAGAAAACGAGTCATGTCTAAACGACGATTGGATCATATTCAACTACGTCAATGGTATGAAGAAGTCATTCGAAGTTATGGCGAAACGGATTTTTCCAATCAATTGTTATTTTTTTTACATCAGCAGTTAAAACGGGCCGATACGGTTACAGATTTTTTCGTCTCCATAAGTAACGAGCTCTTTCAAAATTACGGTTTGTTGTTCGTAGATTCTTCTCACCCAGAATTAAGAAATATCGAGTCACCGTATTTTTCTGAAATCATTGACAAGGGGGATGAGGTCGCAAAAGCATTACAAATGCAACAACGAAAAATGGGCAAACGAGGTTGGCAAAGGGTGATTCGGACAGATGAAAATTGTTACCATCTTTTTTTTGAAAGGGATGGAATGAGGCATCTCCTTTATTCTTCCGAAAATGGCTTTGTGTATACCGAAAATGGCACGACCTTTTCGAAGGATGAACTACTGACATTGGCCCAATCTTCACCGGAGCAGTTGAGCAATAATGTCGTTACCCGCCCGTTGATGCAAGAGTTTTTGTTTCCGACGATCGCCTTTGTCGCCGGTCCAGGTGAATTGCAATATTGGGCAGAACTAAAGGGAGTTTTCGATCTTTTTAACAAACGGATGCCACCGATTGTTCCCCGTTTACATATTACGCTTCTTGAAAGAAATTTGGAGCGGGAATTGGCCGAGTTGAATTTATCATTACAAAAAGTATTGTTGACAGGTACAGGAGAGGAAAAAAAGAAAAGGATCGAAATGTTAAAGGATCAAAATCTCCATGCCTATTTTGCAAAGGGGAAAAGGGAAATCGAATCAATTTATGAACAATTAGCTCATCAAATTGTTCAATTTGATAAAGGGTTAACGGGAATCGTCAATAAAAATGAACAATTTGTACTGAGTCAACTACAATTTTTGGAAAAAAAGGTCGAAGAAGCGGTAAAAAATAGACATTCGATCCTTTTAAAAAAATACGATCGAATTGAAAATCATCTTCATCCATTTGGTAACTACCAAGAACGATGTTGGAACATTACGTATTTTTTCAACGAATATGGGATGGATTTCATCGATCGATTGATGCAACTTCCCTTCGAAATCAACGGAGATCATTACGTCGTTAAGTTGTAA
- a CDS encoding DUF3397 family protein, producing MAQFLSGIITLFIVSPIIFFVLLYFIIHWRTKDTTQSAKKAADGSVPFFLLSVYFLAEVIWGKSFLFFYILLFLFLFSFFVYFHWRKNNRIDLKSSFHKFWRFIFLLLIILHFLLMTYGIVSFAFRQL from the coding sequence ATGGCACAATTTTTATCGGGTATCATAACATTATTTATCGTTTCACCAATCATTTTCTTCGTATTATTATATTTTATTATCCATTGGCGGACGAAGGATACGACCCAATCCGCAAAAAAGGCAGCGGACGGCTCCGTTCCCTTTTTCTTATTATCCGTCTATTTTTTAGCAGAAGTGATTTGGGGAAAATCGTTTCTATTTTTCTACATCCTTCTATTCCTATTTCTTTTCAGTTTTTTCGTCTATTTCCATTGGCGAAAAAACAATCGAATTGATTTGAAAAGTAGTTTTCACAAGTTTTGGCGATTTATTTTTTTGCTTCTGATTATCCTTCACTTTTTGCTCATGACATACGGGATCGTGTCGTTCGCCTTCCGACAATTATAG
- the mraZ gene encoding division/cell wall cluster transcriptional repressor MraZ: MFMGEYRHNVDAKGRIIIPVKFREQLGDVFVLTRGLDQCLFGYPMEEWKVIEEKIKSLPLTKKDARAFARFFFSGATECEIDKQGRINIPTSLISYGNIEKECVVVGVSNRIEIWNAKIWEEYFTQSEQSFAEIAENMIEFDL, translated from the coding sequence ATGTTCATGGGAGAGTATCGCCATAATGTCGATGCAAAGGGACGGATTATCATTCCGGTCAAATTTCGAGAACAACTCGGTGACGTTTTCGTGCTCACCCGTGGTCTCGACCAATGTTTATTCGGTTATCCAATGGAAGAATGGAAAGTTATTGAAGAAAAAATCAAATCCCTACCGCTCACGAAAAAGGATGCGAGAGCCTTTGCTCGATTTTTCTTTTCCGGTGCAACGGAATGTGAAATCGATAAACAAGGGCGAATCAACATCCCTACATCTCTCATTTCTTACGGGAACATCGAAAAGGAATGTGTCGTTGTCGGTGTTTCCAATCGAATCGAAATATGGAATGCTAAAATATGGGAGGAATATTTTACACAATCCGAACAATCCTTTGCAGAAATCGCGGAAAATATGATTGAATTCGATTTATAA